Genomic DNA from bacterium:
GTTTATTTCACCCTCCCCTAACCCCTCCCATCAAGGGAGGGGAAGCTTTTATGCCAACGCTGTCGTCGGTACAAAAGGAGATGAAACTTAACCCATAGCACTATAATCTGTAATGAGCTTACTTTTTTAACTTGATTTTGAGTAGATACAATAGCCATTAGGATTCAGGTGTCAGCCGTCAGGCAAAGTTATTGGCTATTGCCTATCTTCCCAACATAACACACGCATTATACACTACCTTAATCTTGTTCTCCTGACAGAATTTGATGGCCTCTTGGCTTTCGGCCCCCGGCTGCATCCAGACGCGGCTAATCCCTCGCTGGGCGCATTGTTCCACTATTTGTTTCGTTACTTGAGGAGGGGTGACTATATCTACTACATCGACTACGATAGGT
This window encodes:
- a CDS encoding CoA-binding protein: MQDLIKELLSQKNFAVVGSFKNESKYAYRILKDLTLKGMKVYPVHPQLKEVEGIKCYPTVLDIPIVVDVVDIVTPPQVTKQIVEQCAQRGISRVWMQPGAESQEAIKFCQENKIKVVYNACVMLGR